The segment CCCGCTCCCCGTCGCCGACGCGCCCGTGCCCGCCTGGTGTGGGCCCTCCTACTGGTCACCGCGTCGGCCACGCTGGCCGCTGCCGGTGCCGGCAAGGCCCTGTGGTCGGCGCGCCCGTCCCTTGCCACCGCCGCCGGGGCCGCCGAAGCGGGGCTGGCCGCCGCCAGGTCGGGCGACCGGGAGGGTGCCGAGCAGGCGCTGGGTGCCGCCGAAGCGGCCTTCGGGCGTGGCCGGGTTGCCCTGGATGCCTGGTACGCCCGGCCGGCGCTGGCCGTTCCCGTCGTCGCCCAGCAGCTGCGGGCGGCACGGGCGGTGGCCAGAGCCGGACAGGAGACCGCAGCCGAGGCCCGGGTCGTCGCCGGGGCCGATGCCGCCGGCATCCGGGTCCAGGCCGGGCGTCTCGACCTCGACCGCGTCAAAGCGGTCGAGGCGCCTCTGGCCGCCCTAGCCGCCACCCTCGGACGTGAGCACGCCCGGGTGGGCGCGGCTCGCTCGCCGTGGCTGCTGCCTCCCCTGGCCAATGCTGTCGACCGGACCGAGGCTCGCCTGGCCTCGGCCCATCGTGACGCGGACCGGGCCGCCGGGGCCGCTCAGCTGGCTTCTGCGCTGCTCGGTGGGCATGGCCCACGCCGTTGGTTCCTGGCCGTTCAGAACCCCGCCGAAGCCCGTGCTGCGGGAGGCATCATCGGCAACTACGGCGTGCTGGTGGCGGAGAACGGCCGCCTGCGTATCGAACGGTTCGGTCGCACCTCGGAGCTCAACGATGCCGCCTCGGCGGCCGAGCCCACACTCGAGGGGCCGGCGGACTTCCGGGCCCGCTACGCCCGCTTCGCCCCTGAGCGGGTGTGGCAGAACGTGACGATGTCGCCCCACTTCCCGTCGGTGGCCGAGGCGGCCGAGGGTCTCTATCGTCGCCAGGGCGGCGGGGTGGTCGACGGCGTGGTGAGCGTCGACCCCGCCGGCTTGGCCGCCCTCCTCGCCCTCACCGGGCCGGTGGCGGTGCCCGGCTGGCCCGAGCCGCTCAGCGCCGCCAACGCCGTTTCGGTCCTGCTCCACGACCACTACCTCCGCTTCGAGGGCGACGAACGCGTCAGGTTCCTTGGCATCGCCGCCGAGGCGGTGTGGTCTCGTCTGGCCGCCGCCGACATGCCCCCCATGCCTGTCGTCGTCAGCGGCCTGGCCCCTGCGGTGGCCGGCAAGCACATCCTGCTCCACAGCACCCGCCCCGCCGAGCAGCGGGCCCTGAGCCGCCTGGGCGCGGCCGGCGCCCTGCAGCCCGTGCGGAGCGACGCCTTCGGCCTGGTGACCCAGAACGCAGGCGCTAACAAGGTCGACTGGTTCCTCCGGCGCTCGATCTCGTACCGTGCCCGCTTCGACCCGACCAGCGGCCAGATGGACGCAGTGGCCGACATTCACCTCGAGAACCGGGCGCCGGCCAGCGGCCTCCCCGCCTACGTGCTGGGAGGGCCCGGCGCCGGCCCCGGCCCGCCCGGCGACAACCGCGTCTACCTGTCGGTGTACACACCACTGCGCGCACGCGCCGCCACCGCCGACGGGCAGGTCGTCCCGCTCGAGGTCGGGAGGGAGCGGGGCCGCAACGTGTACTCGGCATACGTCACCGTTCCGCCGGGCGCCACGCTGGCGGTGCGCATCACGCTGGAAGGCGAGGTGGCCCCCGGCCCCTACCGCCTCGACATCCTCCGCCAGCCGATGGTGGAGCCCGACCGCGTAAAGGTCGAGGTGCGCTCCAGACCCACCGGGAGTTCCTCCCGGCCCACCCCAGACGGAGGTCCCATGATCATCGACGAACTCCTGCGGCTCGACGCCGACACGGTGCTCACCGCGAAGGACGGCCGATGACTGCTCGCCGAGTGCTCACCACGCTGGTTGGCCTCGCTGCGGTGCTGATGCTCGCGTCCCCGGCTGCCGCCCAGTACCCGCCGTCGGACCAGCAGCTGACCGTGACCGACGCCTCCCCTGAGCCTGGTCAGGAGGTCCAGGTCGCCGGAGACGGCTTCATGCCGGGGAGCACGGTGTCGATCTACTTCGAGTCGGTCCCGGTGCTGCTGGCCACCGCGACCGTGGACCAGCAGGGCCACTTCGCGGTGTGGGTGCGCATCCCCCGCGATGCCGAGCAAGGCTGGCACCTCTTCCGGGTCAAGGGCACCGGGACCGACGGCCGCCCTCGCGAGCTGACCATCCCCATCTACGTGTCCGCCGCATCGGGATCGACCGGTCAGCGGGCTCCGGCCGTCGCTAAATCGTCGCCGCGAACAGCAGTCGGCGTCGCGGCGATCCTCGTGGCCGGCTTGATCGCCCTGACGCTGGTCTCCCGGCACCGTCGCCGGGCCCACCTCCAGCCGGCACCGGCCCCGTCGGCTCTGTCGCGACCGGATCCCACGAACCCCTCCGGCGCCACTGCTGACGACCGCTGGGGCCTCGGGAGAAGGGCGCACGGCCACACGGACCGCGAGCAGGCCGACGAGCAGGTGGAGGTCGAGCCCTCATGAGGGAACCTCAGCAGCGGTGACGGGAACGACGTTCCCGGAGCGGACCAGGGGTGATGACCCCGGAGGAGCCGCCATCTGGCGCCGGCCCGGCCATGACTGTCGGAGGCGTGGCCAAGCCCCGCGGCGGTCGAGCGCCGTGGCTGTAGCTCGACCTACCCGTCCAGTCCGATGCAGCGTTCGCGGGGGAGGGGCAGTGACCGGCATGCGGTGGTGATCGCAGGAGGCGGCCCGACCGGGCTGA is part of the Acidimicrobiales bacterium genome and harbors:
- a CDS encoding DUF4012 domain-containing protein: MTAPPLPRPAPRRRRARARLVWALLLVTASATLAAAGAGKALWSARPSLATAAGAAEAGLAAARSGDREGAEQALGAAEAAFGRGRVALDAWYARPALAVPVVAQQLRAARAVARAGQETAAEARVVAGADAAGIRVQAGRLDLDRVKAVEAPLAALAATLGREHARVGAARSPWLLPPLANAVDRTEARLASAHRDADRAAGAAQLASALLGGHGPRRWFLAVQNPAEARAAGGIIGNYGVLVAENGRLRIERFGRTSELNDAASAAEPTLEGPADFRARYARFAPERVWQNVTMSPHFPSVAEAAEGLYRRQGGGVVDGVVSVDPAGLAALLALTGPVAVPGWPEPLSAANAVSVLLHDHYLRFEGDERVRFLGIAAEAVWSRLAAADMPPMPVVVSGLAPAVAGKHILLHSTRPAEQRALSRLGAAGALQPVRSDAFGLVTQNAGANKVDWFLRRSISYRARFDPTSGQMDAVADIHLENRAPASGLPAYVLGGPGAGPGPPGDNRVYLSVYTPLRARAATADGQVVPLEVGRERGRNVYSAYVTVPPGATLAVRITLEGEVAPGPYRLDILRQPMVEPDRVKVEVRSRPTGSSSRPTPDGGPMIIDELLRLDADTVLTAKDGR